A region from the Salvia splendens isolate huo1 chromosome 15, SspV2, whole genome shotgun sequence genome encodes:
- the LOC121766734 gene encoding uncharacterized protein LOC121766734, which produces MSIVRRSDHDCYDHYELKDYNKLFKCDGCKMKGFGPRYHCAPCGRELHKECRHPKSTIHHDYFGGSIFTFRREPYTKLVSHNRRQFSKCCDACGKDVCGFSYRCEENDKDLHPCCANLEEKLLIDNTIFDLQSDVSSKCIRCKKKKITDGARDVRGWSYVSACGKYHFHVYCMAELVHDACMRYGEVGPGTGELARSSGRRGSRAQKMLQMIKSVVKIILAALLGDPTMLISNVIVDLVSRSL; this is translated from the coding sequence ATGTCAATTGTGAGAAGAAGCGATCACGACTGCTACGACCACTACGAGTTGAAAGACTACAACAAGTTATTCAAATGCGACGGCTGCAAGATGAAAGGCTTCGGCCCGCGATACCACTGCGCTCCATGTGGCCGTGAGCTCCACAAAGAGTGCAGACACCCAAAGTCCACCATTCACCATGACTACTTTGGGGGCTCCATTTTCACCTTCCGTCGCGAACCCTACACCAAACTCGTCAGCCATAACCGTCGACAATTTTCCAAATGTTGTGACGCTTGTGGAAAGGATGTATGCGGCTTCAGCTACCGCTGCGAGGAAAACGACAAAGACTTGCACCCCTGTTGTGCCAACCTTGAGGAGAAGCTGCTCATCGACAACACCATTTTCGATCTTCAGTCCGATGTTTCCTCCAAGTGCATCCGatgcaagaagaagaagattacTGACGGAGCAAGAGACGTACGAGGGTGGTCATACGTCTCAGCATGCGGTAAGTACCATTTCCACGTGTATTGCATGGCTGAATTGGTGCACGATGCATGCATGAGGTATGGTGAGGTTGGACCGGGAACTGGTGAGCTTGCTAGATCTAGCGGACGCAGGGGGAGTCGTGCTCAAAAGATGCTTCAGATGATCAAATCGGTCGTCAAAATCATTTTGGCGGCTCTTTTGGGAGATCCTACCATGCTTATATCCAATGTCATTGTCGACTTGGTGTCGCGTAGTTTGTAG